ATAAATGGGATTTTCTTGCATTTTTACCCTAAAGTGTTGACTATTTATGTAACTATTTACCTGTCCTTTACGATGAATGTACTCCTTCAAGTATACATATTAGAAATTTcgttagaaatattttatatgcatgtatttaaattttatcaagGCCTATTCATATTGATCTTACCTtcttttttaaaactatttttacaactttaaataaaaagacaatAAAATGTTGGTAGACTTGTACTTTTACGTACAGAGTCTATTGCGGTGctattattttgtattcaatttcgaatataattattattgtagtaGATATAATGAGTATATCGGTAAGTTACAGAATCAATTTTTGCGATTTCTTTGCCTTTCTCAATGTGAATAGGCCTTAAGTTGATGTCTGCACAACTATCGATCAATTAAAACGCTTTAAATGTTGTAACAATTATTTACAATGTgaattgaatttaattttatagaaattTTGATGTTTGTGACTGTTGTACAACGCTTTGTTAAATGCAttgtgtatttaaataaaaacgttatagcaagaattgtttttattttttgtatctaatggttACAGATACCTTTTCCCATAAATTTCCTAATTAGATATGGACGGATATCGCAAgcataatatttcaaaataatcaaCAATTTTACAGCTTCGTGAAAGGCATGTTTTTCTATAGTTTTCCATCTCAATAATTTTCTAAatcgaaataaataaacacaacaatgatttcaaatacttgTCTTATAAATATGTCTATTTAAGTATGATTAAATTAAGCTTAAGCGATTATGATTGTAGGTAGAATGActagaaataaatgttttttgtccattttaaaaatatgttacgtagctacattattatttgttaatatttaaacacGCAAAATGGACATTCGCTAAATTGAAATATGCAATTATATATTTATTATAGATTTACCTTCATAACAACAGAGTATAAGTAGTGACTTCCAAACAACTTTACACCTAGGTAAtaccttttttaaaaatacgtaataTTCTTATTCTAAACCTTAAGTATAAATAACAATGGCTTAACTAACTTACATGGCTTACACATAAAATACCAACAATCACCTTGAATACACTTACAAGTTAACCATCCAGTCAATATAAATCCAGACTGGTCACCGCAAAACACTTCACCACACATGTCATGTTAATAACATCCGACCAAAAGGCCAAAGATAATTATGTCATAATCACGTCACAAAAAACTTGTCACAGAGAATCACGTCACTAAAACCACAAGTTGTCACACTATAACAGGCTGGTCATGTCGTTCGTGATCGACGTGGTCCATTGGAACTGCCCTCAAATGGGTATCGCACTGTCACCGTCGTCCTTCATGGTACGATACAGGGAGTTCACTACTGCCAAGTAGTACACGGAGTATGCTGGAACAATAAAGGTgattgttattgttatagttacgcgATAAACACTACAAAAAACTAGGACACTATTGTATCTTCTTCTTATTAGttgggcactcttgtcagagtggtcgtggttgcgctgacgaggtaggtacatggtggggtgatgtcatctccgagggtagctctcctggcgatgtgcttccgtttctgacggttagaggcgtcgcgagtagaCCGCGTGCTCTCCTGTCTTCAACCTGGCCCTGAACTACCAGTCTCTCCATCGAGTTCGTATTCGTATTTGTATCTTAAAGTATTGTATTTAACTTATAGGAGACATTCCTTTAACCCAGGGTTACAATTACAAAATGCCTGTAAATGTTCGCGTAAAATCCAACTAAGGCAGTGAAGAGTTAGCAAATAAGatacataaattaaagtctGTAGAGTGAACCCACAACTAAATTAATTTGGGTTACGAGACTGTGGTACAGCGTAAGTGTAGTTCACAACTAAGGATCTGCCCTTCAGCGCAAAGTGGACCACGTATGACAAACAAAGGTAAGTAAACCCGTTAAAGTAAGGTAAGTTTGgtcaaagtattttgttttatccacaactatggtaagtgatgatcaggccgaaggtggaagcgagcttcacccggaatcctcaaccacggaggaattggctatcttacctctaactgccggaacacaacaatgctgttaacattgttgttatggcgacacaGACTTATGTaaaatggtggtagctagccaggcggacttataacaataccaccaaccaaaccgaacagaaaaatctgcccccactggaaaTTGAATCCGGAAAGTAGGTTCTTTCAAAAACATTATTGTCCATGATTGACACTTGAAGATTGGAGATGTAgagcacatttttgttgcaaaatatctATTAAAACGGCCCAAGATGTTATACTATACTGTCTCCCACCTGCTCCCGCAAAGAACATGATGACCACCAGAGCGATGTTTCCCGCGGAATCCAGGAAATGGCTCTTCTTGAGCTCGGGACTGAACAGGCACGTCACCACCGCGATCAGGAATATGCACAGGATGAACACCGAGTTGAACACGATAGCCAGCTGCAGATAGCCGGGACGCCTCtggaacacaaaaaaatatgatcacatttcatcatcagatcattaacgcccgtattcacaaacgatgcttgcttaagtcaagtttgttgcggcgcttcttctcagcacttgccaaatgttggtctcgaagcgctggtagggtaaaaagattatgagacatgtagaggctccttaagagcaaaatgacgatttgtaagaactatttattagtctaaacaaataaagaaattttgactttttttttttcaagcagCAAATCGGATGCacagttgaatagagctctgtgattggttcatgtgtcatcctgtgcgtccacacgcactgtgagaccttatagtaatgtttgtgaacacgggcgttaGTCTCTACTACAAGAGTATATTGACTCTCTTTATTGGGGCAAATGGAGGATTGGGTCTACACTCTCCGCGATGGCCAGACGAATTAGGgagagttcgttcgttcgttcgtttcagccaaatgacgtctactgctggacaaagaacactgtgcggcgcaggaccgttcattgtggaaaaccttgggggagggtGAGTTCATATAGCAAGTAAGGAAAAAACTTAACTCTTATAAAAACATCTGTTCCAATTCTGACCGAAGGACACGACCAGAAATCGTATGTGTTTTTAATTTAGAAGGGATAAATCTTTATTCTGAATAGTATTATgcagtattgataaaaatacaGAACGATCTACAGTCAActtgtattgaaaattagaaacGGTTGCGTCTATTCAGCTTAGCATCATCATTACTTTTTGCCAAATGATGGTTGAAGCACATTATGAAATTACTATCTTCCGGCTGTGGCCTTGGAAGGAACATTAGTCTAGTAATTGGTACTGTATAAGGCTATTTTGTTCGTagaacacttaggctgagttgcaccatcttactttaactgtaataaacgtcaaaaatatgtcaaacttcatacaaaatacaccggttatcgataAAG
This genomic stretch from Ostrinia nubilalis chromosome 14, ilOstNubi1.1, whole genome shotgun sequence harbors:
- the LOC135078136 gene encoding uncharacterized protein LOC135078136 isoform X1, whose translation is MLINREKMPLPMVKRCCGFLPLEVGFYAVCLLSILGCVANITAGAWNLPRHREREPEDNLISMSMVMFSALSTIGNLVAGAGAYLRRPGYLQLAIVFNSVFILCIFLIAVVTCLFSPELKKSHFLDSAGNIALVVIMFFAGAAYSVYYLAVVNSLYRTMKDDGDSAIPI
- the LOC135078136 gene encoding uncharacterized protein LOC135078136 isoform X2, which gives rise to MPLPMVKRCCGFLPLEVGFYAVCLLSILGCVANITAGAWNLPRHREREPEDNLISMSMVMFSALSTIGNLVAGAGAYLRRPGYLQLAIVFNSVFILCIFLIAVVTCLFSPELKKSHFLDSAGNIALVVIMFFAGAAYSVYYLAVVNSLYRTMKDDGDSAIPI